Proteins encoded in a region of the Drosophila sechellia strain sech25 chromosome 2L, ASM438219v1, whole genome shotgun sequence genome:
- the LOC116800553 gene encoding uncharacterized protein LOC116800553 → MDDKIILNEFSLTTLKDWLRILGQNTEGTKAELIARLQDIPTAVRGDCPPEHPQKNAPPRNEIFSSLDFQNCEINTDHVSVNAMNRKGSTETGSERETNMFELQQLRAELAEAKAMLNGTRSSLQFQEQQQPEQSKATVSSVIQTAQFTQAGATKENTTFHSPQRSNERAESQRFPVDVLALAKETITDYDGKTCARAWITVVKNIARTFNIDDNHLRILLITKLKGNAQVWLHAHPARLIEPIDNLLDQLSLTFGEQSSKAEIRRKFESRKWKTEENFCSYYDEKMALSNGINIDDDELLDQVIAGIPLQNFRTQARIQCFSTPSEMLRAFLNIRLPARREPPVQPTDYKDTIRCANCNSRGHKADICKKPKREPGSCYACGQLGHLVAQCPTRKSVSTNNYNAS, encoded by the exons ATGGACGATAAAATCATCCTGAACGAGTTTTCGCTGACAACTCTAAAAGATTGGCTACGTATTCTGGGCCAAAATACGGAGGGCACAAAAGCCGAATTAATCGCGAGGCTGCAAGACATCCCAACGGCAGTTCGGGGCGATTGTCCACCGGAGCACCCCCAGAAAAACGCTCCACCAAGAAACGAAATTTTTTCTTCACTGGATTTCCAGAATTGTGAAATTAACACCGATCACGTAAGTGTGAATGCGATGAACAGAAAAGGATCAACCGAAACTGGCAGTGAGAGGGAGACAAACATGTTCGAGCTACAGCAACTACGCGCAGAGCTAGCAGAAGCGAAGGCAATGCTTAACGGAACACGATCGAGCTTGCAGttccaagaacaacaacaaccagagcAAAGCAAGGCTACAGTTAGTTCCGTTATCCAGACGGCGCAGTTTACGCAGGCTGGCGCCACAAAAGAGAACACAACATTTCACTCGCCGCAGCGATCCAacgagagagcggagagccaGCGTTTTCCAGTTGATGTTCTCGCTCTCGCCAAAGAGACGATAACCGATTACGATGGGAAAACTTGCGCGCGTGCCTGGATAACAGTGGTCAAAAATATCGCACGCACTTTCAACATCGATGACAACCATTTACGCATCTTACTCATCACTAAACTTAAAGGAAACGCGCAAGTCTGGTTACATGCGCACCCTGCTCGATTGATCGAACCAATTGACAATTTGCTTGATCAATTGTCATTGACTTTTGGCGAGCAATCATCCAAGGCTGAGATCCGGCGAAAATTCGAGAGTCGCAAGTGGAAAACCGAGGAGAATTTCTGCAGTTATTACGATGAGAAGATGGCTCTCTCAAATGGGATAAACATCGACGACGACGAACTACTGGACCAGGTGATAGCGGGCATACCGCTGCAAAATTTCCGTACCCAAGCACGGATTCAATGCTTCTCTACTCCATCGGAGATGCTACGCGCATTTTTGAACATCCGTTTGCCAGCTCGGAGGGAGCCACCTGTACAGCCAACCGACTACAAAGATACCATACGATGCGCAAACTGTAATTCAAGAGGACACAAAGCTGACATCTGCAAGAAGCCCAAACGTGAACCAGGTTCGTGCTACGCCTGTGGACAACTTGGACACCTGGTGGCACAATGTCCCACAAGGAAGAGCGTTTCAACTAATAATTAT AATGCCTCATAG
- the LOC116800558 gene encoding cold shock protein 1-like, translating to MQILRAFSEVRLPKHKTGSSSSKRLTGGGAANKGLRCAKCNSKGHFARECLKPKREPGSCYACGAFGHFVGQCPERKSANINNYNAS from the exons ATGCAAATTCTGCGGGCTTTCTCGGAAGTCCGTCTGCCGAAGCACAAAACAGGGAGCAGTTCATCAAAGCGCCTTACTGGAGGAGGTGCAGCCAATAAGGGCTTACGTTGTGCCAAGTGCAACTCCAAAGGGCACTTCGCCAGGGAGTGTCTCAAGCCAAAGAGGGAGCCCGGATCCTGCTATGCCTGTGGGGCATTTGGACACTTCGTCGGACAATGCCCGGAGCGCAAGAGCGCCAATATCAACAATTAT AATGCCTCATAG